A window from Lampris incognitus isolate fLamInc1 chromosome 5, fLamInc1.hap2, whole genome shotgun sequence encodes these proteins:
- the LOC130112854 gene encoding nuclear distribution protein nudE homolog 1-like translates to MGEPETHKFASIQEELVFWKEQAQSHHQRAEEAQEELQEFQQMSRDYEAELETELKQCEARNKELLSDNNRLRMELESIKEKFEAQHSEAFRQLSNLEGDLAETSAIRDQLQKYIRELEQSNDDLERAKRATIMTLEDFEQRMNQVIERNAFLESELDEKENLLESVQRLKDEARDLRQELAVRQKERRPSSSLGKDPDKTEFPRSSPGNPSVPVTPSKPITSFATPPASSIRRGDGLTGTPLTTSARISALNIVGELLRKVGNLESKLASCRDFVYDTSTTRPALQGGPGTPSGIEGGPEHQASSMSPPPQYDSLVKRLEFGPASLRGITQGSQSPQGGVKILL, encoded by the exons ATGGGTGAGCCAGAAACGCATAAGTTCGCGTCAATACAAGAGGAACTGGTTTTCTGGAAGGAGCAGGCACAGAGTCATCATCAAAG GGCCGAGGAGGCTCAGGAGGAGCTGCAGGAGTTCCAGCAGATGAGTAGGGACTAtgaggcagagctggagacagagcTGAAGCAGTGTGAGGCCCGGAACAAAGAGCTGCTCTCGGACAACAATCGGCTCCGCATGGAATTGGAGAGCATCAAG GAGAAGTTTGAAGCACAGCATTCTGAAGCATTCCGGCAACTCTCAAACCTAGAGGGAGATCTGGCTGAGACCTCAGCAATCAGAGACCAACTCCAGAAATACATCAGAGAGCTAGAGCAGTCCAATGATGATCTGGAGAGGGCCAAGAG GGCTACCATCATGACTTTGGAGGACTTCGAACAGAGGATGAACCAAGTCATTGAGAGGAATGCTTTCTTGGAGAGTGAGCTAGATGAGAAAGAAAACCTACTTGAGTCTGTCCAGAGGCTCAAAGATGAAGCCagag ACCTTCGCCAGGAGCTGGCTGTGAGACAGAAGGAGCGGCGGCCCTCCAGCAGCCTCGGAAAAGATCCAGATAAAACGGAGTTTCCACGCTCCTCACCCGGCAATCCCTCTGTCCCTGTCACGCCCTCCAAACCCATCACCTCCTTTGCCACACCCCCTGCATCCAGCATCCGACGTG GTGATGGCCTAACCGGGACTCCACTCACTACATCAGCTAGAATATCTGCACTCAACATTGTTGGAGAGTTATTAAGAAAAGTTGGG AACCTGGAGTCAAAGTTAGCTTCGTGTCGAGACTTTGTGTATGACACTTCCACTACTAGGCCGGCACTTCAAGGTGGTCCTGGAACTCCCTCTGGTATAGAAGGAGGCCCTGAGCATCAGGCCAGTAGTATGAGCCCTCCTCCACAATATGACAG CCTAGTGAAGCGGTTAGAGTTTGGGCCAGCATCTCTTAGGGGCATCACCCAGGGTTCCCAGTCTCCACAGGGCGGGGTCAAGATCCTTCTATGA